Part of the Woronichinia naegeliana WA131 genome, TCATTCATAACAAGTTCTCGCCTCGAAGAATTTCAATAATTTGTTCAATTTGATAACATTACTCAGTTACAGTATGACATCAAATTACTGATCGCCCTCGATAAAAAAGAACAGCGAGATGATCTTAATAGTCCTTTCTCATCAGTTTTTCCCAACCATACTCGACGAAATAAGGACGTTTTTGACGGTCTATATTTGTTAGCCATAAGACCATGCTTCGATACCAATCTGCTATCAATAAATTTAAGTCTTTTAAATTCGCAAATTCTCGATTTTTAACACTTCTGTCTATCTTAGCATTAAGCGTCTTCAAATTTTTTGTTAAGGATGTTGAATCACCTCCATGCACAATAACTGAACGACAGTCGTAAGCTGTTCTCATGATTTCCATTGTCTCAAAAAAATCACTGGTGGAGTCAATATTTGTGAGGAGGGAGGCACCATTAATTGAAAATCTATATCTTAGTTCCTCTTTAATAGGATTACCATTAACTGTTTGAAGTATTGATTCTAATGCAATTACTAGATCAACTAATTCTTCTTCTGGGCTATCTTCATCTACCGCAATAAAAAATCTCGATAATGAGCGCGACAAAATTTTATCATTAGGAATAATGTTTTTAAGAATTTTATAAATTTCTTGTAGCTTTATCTCGTCGTCACCATTAATTATTAATTGGTTATATGGACTAATGTATTTTTTATTCAATGATGACCTTATCATCTCCTTGGTAAGAGGATAACTTTCTACTCTGGAATCAATAATAAAACTACCTGCCTTATAAAGTTTAAACATTTGAAGAACTAAATTGATTCTTTCTCTTGCGTGTTCTGAGAAACGATTGGTTAAATCAAAGTATGAATTTTTTTCAAAATTGTCAATTTTTCTTAAGCTTATAACAACAACTTCAGTATTAAAGTCTGATAAATCAAGTTGTATCGGGACATCTCTCATCCAGCGAAATACTCCCAAAGGTTGACGCTCATTTATTTCATCTATACTTAACTGTTTCAAATACACTTCGTCATCAAGAACTATTTTGTCAAGTGTGAGTGTTACCCCCTGTAAACGACCACTGACTTTAAATTCGTGAGGATCGCCATTGAATAATCCCATTAACTTATGATAATTTTCGATAAAATGTTGAGAACTAAAACTTTCTGTTTCTTTTCTAAAAGAATCAACAAGTATTCTCTCAGCTGCCGTTTGAGGCTGAGTATGATGACCACCACTGAAGGAAATTGATTGATAGTTATAAGTACTTTCAAAATTATTATAACTATTTTCAATATTTTCTTTGAGCATGAAAAATAAGGGATCTTTTATCAGACTCATTACCACAAAAGAAACAGAGGTATTAAACGTATTGATTTTTATCATTATTTTTTCTCCATTGACTATTTGCCACTTATTGACAACATCAAATTCATAGAATTTTTCTTTTAGATCAGGTAATTTTTGGTTTGCCAAATCACATAACTGTTCAGCAATATTTTTTAATTCAGTAGGATTAAACATAGGTCTTGTTGATCAGTTCTTTTCTATCACATAAAGATTGGGAAGACATTTATTTTGAGTTATCTCAAAATGGCGAAAAGCTTTTGTTATTTTAATCTTAATATATTGGGGGCTTTTACAACGTATTTTTTATTGCGATCGCCTCTTATAAAAAAGAAAAGCGATCGCTGTTCTAATTAATCCTTAAAAAGGTCATTTCCAGTTGATTTTTTTGAGGTCTGTTATTAATGGGTTGCACTACACAAACTCTTGCTGGTGGGAGATCGCCCATTTGTCAAACACAAAGTAAAATTACTAGCGAGCGCTGACCCAGAGAAGAACATCTGAAACGGGGGCAGTCTGTTAAATTAGAGAGGTTGACCTAAATTGCTGTCAATTATGCGCTCAAATGTTGATTCCCAGAAAATCGAACAACTCATGGAAGCATTGGGTAAAGAAGCTCGTAGTTCAGGCTGTATCTACAAGCTAGGCGATTGCTTTGAAGCAATTGTACCCGAAATAATTCGATTTCCCTCCGTTAATTCTGAGGTACTTAGAAGCAGGGTCGAGAACTTCATTGGGCGTTTTAAAGTCCAGGGATTGGAGGGATGATAATGAGTCTTAATGATTTACCAGGAGCCGAGATAATCTTACCCGGACTGAGTGATCTTCACAGTGGTGAATCCCATACCATTGGGGCGTTACTTGTGGCGATCGCGGCAACACGGTTAACCGAAGCCGGTTTAGATGTTCCCAAATATCACTTAGCCCCAGAGCCAGAATTAACTTTGTATGCTCTTCTCCAAAACGAACGAGAGGATGCTTATCACTACTACAATGCTTTACTGAATCGCCTTAATAGTTTTTGTAACGCCCTTGAACTCAGTTATAAATACCCGTCGTCTAATAGCACTGTGGAGCCGACTTCTAAGTGATCTTCAAAGGTTAAAGATTGTCTGCTACGGCTCAATTTTACCGTTAGAGATTGCGATCGCTCTCCATAAACAAGAAAAGCGATCATACTAAAATGTTGACTCGTTTTTCTGCGTATTTAGAAGTTCTTCTGAGTTATTGATAAATCATAGAAATTATTTATCAGATTGTTGTGAATGAGGAGGTTTGAGGTTGTTTTCTGACTTAGAATGCTGGTTAGTTGCATAAACAACCCAGCCACCGACAAGAACTACCATCATAAAAGCGAGAACAAGGCCAACAATTCCCGTGATAGCGACATCATCACTGCGATCGCAAATAATTTTTCAGATCATTCTGTTGGAGGAAAATGATCAAAAAATCTTACAAAGAAGACCTGGCATACATTCATGATGTTGGTTATGGCGATTACGCTCTTAGGTCAGCCCCTGGCATACTGAAAATTTTAGCTCAAAATAACATTCAAGACGGTTTAGTCGTGGATTTGGGCTGTGGAAGTGGATTATCAGCCTTAGAACTGACGAAAGCACATTATCAAATTTTGGGAGTGGATATTTCTGAGTCTATGATTGCGATCGCTCGAACCAGAGTTCCAAATGCTAAGTTTCGAGTTGAGTCATTATTGAAGACTGATATCCCATCTTGCAATGCAGTTATCTCAATCGGTGAATGTCTCAATTACCTATTTGATAGTGATAATAATTATCAAGCATTAATGCAGCTTTTTGAGCGTATTTACAACACCTTAACTACGGGAGGTATTTTTATTTTTGATATTGCAGAACCTGGTCAAGTGATAGAAGGTGAAAAGGTTAAAAGTTTTAATGAGGGAGAGGATTGGATCGTTCTTGTGGAAAAAGAGGAGGATCGGGAAAATTAGTCTTAAGTCGCCGCATTGTTACTTTTCGCAAAGTTGGAGAATATTATCGGCGAGATGACGAGTTACATTATTTACGATTGTATAAAGCCGCAGAGATGACTGAGCAATTGAGACAAGTCGGTTTTACAGTTGAGACTATGAATCATTATGGTGATTACAAATTACCAAAAGCTCACGTTGCCTTTGTTGCACGTAAATCAATGTGACATCGAAACCTAGTTGATCGTAATCTAATAACCGTTAGATACCGCGATCGCCCTCTATAAAAAAGAAAAGCGATCGCCGATCAGTCGGTTTGGTTTAAGGTTATGTTCGCTTGCTGAACACTTCCTTTATTTGACGATGCAAAGCAAGCACTTCGACCAAATTCAGATAACGCATCATGCTAAACGACGATAGAGTTCAGCATTTTTTTGAGTACATAGTCTGCTGCTTGAGCAAATTCTTTGTTCTGACAAGTCAACCAATTTTCTATATTTGCACGCAACAAATCTTCCGGGGAGGTATCAATCTCCTGAGCTAACTGTTGCAGCCTTTGAAGTTGCTCATCGGAAATATTAATAGTGATAGAAGCCATTAATGATCTCGTTTAATACGCTGAATACCCAACATTATAACCTGTGTCACCTCAGACTTGCCTAGTTCTCCAAATGATTGCGTCACTAGATTTCGGAGGGCGATCGCCCCCTATAAACAAGAAAAGCGATCGCGGTTTTAACTAATCCTTAAAAAGGCCATTTCCAAGCAACCGTATCGGGACGATCAATTCCGTATTCATAGGCATAATGACGACAGGAAATTTGTTCATCCTTGAGAAACTCCTTAATATGCGCTCCCGCCACTTGTAATTGAGGCAGTCGGTCAATCACATCAATGGCAATACTAAAGCGATCAATTTGGTTGGCCATTGCTAAATCTAAAGGCGTATTAATATTGCCTTTTTCCTTATAGCCGCGTACATGGAAATTAGGGTGATTGGTGCGACGATAGGTTAAACGATGAATCAGCCAGGGATAACCATGAAAGTTAAAAATAACTGGCTTATCTTTGGTAAATAAACTATCAAAATCGCGATCGCTTAAGCCATGAGGATGTTCTTCCTTGGGTTGCAAACGTAACAGATCAATGACATTGACAAAGCGAATTTTCAAGTCTGGGAAATGTTCACGCAAAATACAAGAAGCCGCTAAGGATTCCTTGGTGGGAATATCTCCCGCCGTTGCTAAAACTACATCTGGGTCTTGACCTGCATCCGTGCTGGCCCATTCCCAAATATCAATGCCTTTCGTGCAGTTTTTGACCGCCGTTTCCATATCGTGATACTGCAAATGGGATTGCTTATCGGAAACAATGACATTGATATAATTCTTACTGCGTAAACAGTGATCGGCAACGGATAACAACGAATTAACATCAGGGGGCATATAAATACGAATCACATCAGGACTTTTGTTCAAAACCACATCTAAAAAGCCTGGGTCTTGGTGGGTAAAACCGTTGTGATCCTGTCGCCAAACCGTTGACGTAATTAACAAATTGAGAGAGGGAACATCCTGCCGCCAACGAATATGATTACAAATTTCCAACCATTTGGCGTGTTGGTTAAACATCGAATCAATAACGTGGGCAAAGGATTCATAGGTAGAGAAAAAGCCGTGTCGTCCGGTTAGTA contains:
- a CDS encoding HEPN domain-containing protein; translated protein: MFNPTELKNIAEQLCDLANQKLPDLKEKFYEFDVVNKWQIVNGEKIMIKINTFNTSVSFVVMSLIKDPLFFMLKENIENSYNNFESTYNYQSISFSGGHHTQPQTAAERILVDSFRKETESFSSQHFIENYHKLMGLFNGDPHEFKVSGRLQGVTLTLDKIVLDDEVYLKQLSIDEINERQPLGVFRWMRDVPIQLDLSDFNTEVVVISLRKIDNFEKNSYFDLTNRFSEHARERINLVLQMFKLYKAGSFIIDSRVESYPLTKEMIRSSLNKKYISPYNQLIINGDDEIKLQEIYKILKNIIPNDKILSRSLSRFFIAVDEDSPEEELVDLVIALESILQTVNGNPIKEELRYRFSINGASLLTNIDSTSDFFETMEIMRTAYDCRSVIVHGGDSTSLTKNLKTLNAKIDRSVKNREFANLKDLNLLIADWYRSMVLWLTNIDRQKRPYFVEYGWEKLMRKDY
- a CDS encoding class I SAM-dependent methyltransferase, translated to MIKKSYKEDLAYIHDVGYGDYALRSAPGILKILAQNNIQDGLVVDLGCGSGLSALELTKAHYQILGVDISESMIAIARTRVPNAKFRVESLLKTDIPSCNAVISIGECLNYLFDSDNNYQALMQLFERIYNTLTTGGIFIFDIAEPGQVIEGEKVKSFNEGEDWIVLVEKEEDREN
- a CDS encoding DNA-binding protein, which gives rise to MASITINISDEQLQRLQQLAQEIDTSPEDLLRANIENWLTCQNKEFAQAADYVLKKMLNSIVV